One segment of Acidimicrobiales bacterium DNA contains the following:
- a CDS encoding SDR family oxidoreductase, translating to MTDQTTRFEGRVALVTGAGSGIGRATAARLAAEGASVLGVDISEAGLAGTVELIGARGGGRIETSVNDVSRPEECRAAVATAIDAFGRLDVLGNVAGIARSEHVTEVSEERYRQMFGVNTDGPFFMCQAAIPHLLETDGNIVNIASNAGLMGQAYTVVYCMTKGAVVQLTRALAMEFATTGMRVNAIAPGGVESNLTASYEMPAEIDFDLMRPYMGFRGMGQPDDIAGLFAFVASDEGRNIHGAILSSDNGITAG from the coding sequence ATGACCGACCAGACGACGCGCTTCGAGGGCAGGGTGGCGCTGGTGACCGGCGCCGGATCGGGCATCGGGCGCGCCACCGCGGCCCGCCTGGCCGCCGAGGGGGCCTCGGTCCTCGGGGTCGACATCAGCGAGGCCGGCCTGGCCGGCACGGTCGAGCTGATCGGGGCACGGGGCGGCGGGCGCATCGAGACCAGCGTGAACGACGTGAGCCGTCCCGAGGAGTGCCGGGCCGCCGTGGCCACCGCGATCGACGCCTTCGGCCGGCTGGACGTGCTCGGCAACGTGGCGGGGATCGCCCGCAGCGAGCACGTCACGGAGGTGAGCGAGGAGCGGTACCGCCAGATGTTCGGCGTGAACACCGACGGCCCGTTCTTCATGTGCCAGGCCGCCATCCCGCACCTGCTGGAGACCGACGGCAACATCGTCAACATCGCCTCGAACGCCGGGTTGATGGGCCAGGCCTACACGGTCGTGTACTGCATGACGAAGGGGGCGGTCGTCCAGCTCACCCGGGCCCTGGCGATGGAGTTCGCCACGACCGGGATGCGGGTCAACGCCATCGCCCCGGGGGGCGTGGAGAGCAACCTGACGGCGAGCTACGAGATGCCGGCCGAGATCGATTTCGACCTCATGCGCCCCTACATGGGCTTCAGGGGGATGGGTCAGCCCGACGACATCGCCGGGCTCTTCGCCTTCGTCGCCTCCGACGAGGGGCGCAACATCCACGGGGCGATCCTCTCGAGCGACAACGGCATCACCGCCGGTTGA
- a CDS encoding acyl-CoA carboxylase subunit beta, whose product MDEATASAPVLTSNVDPSSEVYATDRAAMDAAVAELRELRAVARLGGTEAARARHTERGKLLPRDRVEALLDPGSPFLELSPLAAHGLYDGEAPGAGLITGVGRVSGRLCVVVANDATVKGGTYYPMTVKKHLRAQEVALDNHLPCIYLVDSGGAYLPAQDEVFPDRDHFGRIFYNQATLSKAGIGQISAVMGSCTAGGAYVPAMSDETVIVRDQGTIFLGGPPLVKAATGEEVTAEELGGGELHARTSGVVDHLAENDRHALRIVRRIVATLPPTPTPPWPVEVSEEPVVDPSELHGVVPADPRRPYDPREVIARVVDGSRFAEFKAEYATTLVTGFAHVWGHPVGIVANDGVLFGESASKGAHFVELCDRRGIPLLFLQNITGFMVGRDVEAAGIAKDGAKMVNAVACARVPKLTVVVGGSFGAGNYSMCGRAYSPRFLWMWPNARISVMGGEQAAAVLATVRRDQVEARGDTWGDDEEAAFRAPIREQYETQGRALYSTARLWDDGIIEPSDTRMAVGLALAAAGAAPLGPLGYAVFRM is encoded by the coding sequence GTGGACGAAGCGACGGCGTCGGCACCGGTCCTCACGTCGAACGTCGACCCGTCGAGCGAGGTCTACGCCACCGACCGCGCTGCGATGGACGCCGCGGTCGCCGAGCTCCGGGAGCTGCGCGCCGTGGCGCGCCTCGGCGGCACCGAGGCCGCCCGGGCCCGCCACACCGAACGGGGCAAGCTGTTGCCGCGCGACCGGGTGGAGGCGTTGCTGGACCCGGGCTCGCCCTTCCTCGAGCTGTCGCCGCTCGCCGCCCACGGCCTCTACGACGGCGAGGCACCGGGCGCCGGGCTGATCACCGGTGTCGGCCGGGTGAGCGGGCGGCTCTGCGTGGTGGTCGCCAACGACGCCACGGTCAAGGGCGGCACCTACTACCCCATGACCGTGAAGAAGCACCTCCGCGCCCAGGAGGTGGCCCTCGACAACCACCTGCCGTGCATCTACCTGGTCGACTCCGGCGGCGCCTATCTGCCCGCCCAGGACGAGGTGTTCCCCGACCGCGACCACTTCGGGCGCATCTTCTACAACCAGGCCACCCTCTCGAAGGCGGGGATCGGCCAGATCTCCGCGGTCATGGGCTCGTGCACGGCGGGCGGCGCCTACGTGCCGGCGATGAGCGACGAGACGGTGATCGTCAGGGACCAGGGCACGATCTTCCTCGGCGGTCCCCCGCTCGTGAAGGCCGCGACCGGCGAGGAGGTCACCGCCGAGGAGCTCGGCGGGGGCGAGCTGCACGCCCGCACGTCGGGGGTGGTCGACCACCTCGCCGAGAACGACCGCCACGCGCTGCGCATCGTCCGGCGGATCGTGGCCACGCTCCCACCCACGCCCACGCCGCCGTGGCCGGTGGAGGTGTCCGAGGAGCCCGTCGTCGACCCGTCGGAGCTGCACGGGGTGGTGCCGGCCGATCCTCGCCGGCCCTACGACCCGCGCGAGGTGATCGCCCGGGTGGTGGACGGGAGCCGCTTCGCCGAGTTCAAGGCGGAGTACGCGACCACGCTCGTCACCGGCTTCGCCCACGTGTGGGGCCACCCGGTGGGGATCGTGGCCAACGACGGCGTGCTGTTCGGCGAGTCGGCGTCGAAGGGCGCCCACTTCGTGGAGCTGTGCGACCGTCGGGGCATCCCGCTGCTGTTCCTGCAGAACATCACCGGGTTCATGGTCGGCCGCGACGTCGAGGCCGCCGGCATCGCCAAGGACGGCGCCAAGATGGTGAACGCCGTCGCCTGCGCGCGGGTGCCGAAGCTGACCGTCGTGGTGGGCGGGTCGTTCGGCGCCGGGAACTACAGCATGTGCGGGCGGGCCTACTCCCCTCGCTTCCTGTGGATGTGGCCGAACGCCCGCATCTCGGTGATGGGCGGTGAGCAGGCCGCCGCGGTGCTCGCCACGGTGCGCCGTGACCAGGTCGAGGCCCGCGGCGACACCTGGGGCGACGACGAGGAGGCGGCGTTCCGGGCGCCGATCCGCGAGCAGTACGAGACCCAGGGGCGCGCCCTCTACTCCACGGCCCGGCTGTGGGACGACGGGATCATCGAGCCCAGCGACACCCGGATGGCGGTCGGGTTGGCGCTGGCCGCCGCGGGCGCCGCCCCCCTCGGACCGCTCGGCTACGCCGTGTTCCGGATGTGA